From the genome of Campylobacter concisus, one region includes:
- a CDS encoding restriction endonuclease, whose protein sequence is MLEKEPRFFEYLVTKLLEKMNYGAGNLTNKGPDGGIDGIIDEDELGLSKIYIQAKRYKDGSNIRRPEIQQFIGAISNKNTKKGVFITTAKFTKEAENFAKDNQNFSVVLIDGDKLAELMIKYKVGVQTSQIYEICKIDTDFFEENNF, encoded by the coding sequence ATTTTAGAAAAAGAGCCAAGATTTTTTGAATACCTTGTAACAAAGCTACTTGAAAAGATGAATTATGGAGCTGGAAATCTTACGAACAAAGGCCCAGACGGCGGGATAGATGGCATCATAGATGAAGATGAACTTGGGCTTTCTAAAATTTATATCCAAGCAAAAAGATACAAAGACGGCAGTAATATCCGTAGGCCAGAAATTCAGCAGTTTATCGGCGCCATATCAAATAAAAATACTAAAAAAGGTGTCTTTATCACTACGGCAAAATTTACTAAAGAAGCTGAAAATTTCGCCAAAGATAATCAAAATTTTAGTGTGGTTTTGATAGATGGCGACAAGCTTGCAGAGCTAATGATAAAATACAAAGTCGGCGTTCAAACAAGCCAAATATATGAAATTTGCAAAATCGACACCGACTTTTTTGAAGAAAATAATTTTTAA
- the dxr gene encoding 1-deoxy-D-xylulose-5-phosphate reductoisomerase, whose translation MVALVVILGSTGSIGKNALNLCEKFGVEVEALSCAKNVDLLNEQILNFKPKFVCVGNEKLAKNVKNIEAKNIFFGETGLLQMLEISSSKKVINALVGFAGLAPSLKTQALGKKLALANKESLVVGGKFLKTREILPIDSEHFGLKFLLENKTAPKRLIITASGGAFYKKPIKFLKDATPSDALKHPNWDMGAKITIDSATMTNKLFEVMEAYWLYGIKEIEAVIEPTSAIHAVVEFIDGSSTMHLSRPNMKLAIAHAMFENINENIVSHANLLDLKNIKFHKISLKKYPIFSLKDEVLANPDLGVVINAANEVGVFSFLEKKCSFLDISRLVLSSVKNFRNIKISNIDEIFEADKEVRNYAKRMLNAKV comes from the coding sequence TTGGTCGCTCTCGTGGTAATACTTGGCTCAACTGGTTCAATTGGCAAAAACGCCCTTAACCTTTGCGAAAAATTTGGCGTAGAGGTTGAGGCGTTAAGCTGTGCTAAAAATGTAGATTTACTAAATGAGCAAATCTTAAATTTTAAGCCAAAATTTGTCTGCGTAGGCAATGAAAAGCTAGCTAAAAATGTAAAAAACATAGAAGCTAAAAATATCTTTTTTGGTGAGACTGGACTGCTACAAATGCTAGAAATTTCAAGCTCAAAAAAGGTAATAAACGCCCTTGTTGGCTTTGCTGGCCTTGCTCCAAGTCTAAAGACGCAAGCTCTTGGCAAAAAACTAGCTTTGGCAAACAAAGAGAGTCTTGTTGTTGGCGGCAAATTTCTAAAGACTAGAGAAATTTTGCCGATTGATAGCGAGCATTTTGGACTTAAATTTCTACTTGAAAATAAAACTGCACCAAAAAGACTCATCATCACAGCAAGTGGCGGCGCATTTTATAAAAAGCCGATCAAATTTCTAAAAGACGCCACACCAAGTGATGCTTTGAAGCATCCAAACTGGGATATGGGCGCAAAGATTACGATTGATAGTGCGACGATGACAAATAAGCTTTTTGAGGTGATGGAAGCTTACTGGCTTTATGGCATTAAGGAGATCGAGGCTGTGATAGAGCCAACTTCTGCGATACATGCCGTAGTTGAATTTATAGACGGCTCAAGCACGATGCACCTCTCGCGACCTAACATGAAACTAGCTATCGCTCATGCTATGTTTGAAAATATCAATGAAAATATTGTCTCACACGCAAATTTACTTGATCTAAAAAATATAAAATTTCATAAAATCAGCCTTAAAAAATATCCCATTTTTTCGCTAAAAGATGAGGTCCTAGCAAACCCTGATCTAGGTGTAGTGATAAATGCTGCAAATGAGGTTGGAGTGTTTAGCTTTTTAGAGAAAAAATGCTCGTTTTTGGATATCTCAAGGCTCGTTTTAAGCTCTGTTAAAAATTTTAGAAATATTAAAATTTCAAATATTGATGAAATTTTTGAAGCTGATAAAGAAGTTAGAAATTACGCAAAAAGGATGTTAAATGCAAAGGTATGA
- a CDS encoding M99 family carboxypeptidase catalytic domain-containing protein, which yields MRKFLLFLLTFATASLANTLDYVLIKKGEPSENTMLLIGGIQGDEPGGFLAASIVATDYNITKGSLWVVPNLNFPSIIERSRGTKGDMNRKFAHVDKNDPDYNSVMKIKDVITDKNVTLILNLHDGSGYYRDKFISKDENPDKWGNTCIIDQSTLPGSKYPELEGIASSVKDVLNKHLIDQKHQYHIKNTHTAMGDKEMLKSLTYYAITQNKSAFANEASKNLNAEQRTYYHLIAIEEYMKKAGISFTRPFNLDVKSVKKAIEKEIRLELENSYAISLKNLKPLINFVPLKKGELNYSSPNPLIAIIKENGSFKVQYGNRFVTRLKPQYFEFAKPLEEISLINDGSELTLKSGDKFSVKKSFKIKSLKNVRVNVIGYGTKSIDESEQEVAKNSLNKSYSIDKDGKIYRVEFYKNEDGKEKFAGMILAEFR from the coding sequence ATGCGTAAATTTTTACTTTTTTTACTAACCTTTGCCACTGCTAGTTTAGCTAATACTTTAGACTATGTGCTCATCAAAAAAGGTGAACCAAGCGAAAACACGATGTTGTTAATCGGCGGTATTCAAGGCGATGAGCCGGGTGGCTTTTTGGCAGCCTCTATCGTGGCAACTGACTATAACATCACAAAAGGCTCGCTTTGGGTTGTGCCAAATTTAAATTTCCCAAGCATAATCGAGCGAAGTCGTGGCACAAAAGGTGATATGAATAGAAAATTTGCCCATGTAGATAAAAACGATCCAGACTATAACTCAGTAATGAAGATAAAAGATGTCATCACTGATAAAAACGTCACGCTCATCTTAAATTTACACGATGGAAGTGGCTATTACAGAGATAAATTTATAAGCAAGGACGAAAATCCAGATAAATGGGGCAATACTTGCATAATAGACCAAAGCACACTTCCTGGTTCAAAATATCCAGAGCTTGAAGGTATCGCTTCAAGCGTAAAAGATGTGCTAAATAAGCATCTAATAGATCAAAAGCACCAGTATCACATCAAAAACACGCACACTGCGATGGGTGATAAAGAGATGCTAAAAAGCCTAACTTACTATGCTATCACGCAAAATAAATCAGCCTTTGCAAACGAAGCTAGTAAAAATTTAAACGCCGAGCAAAGGACTTATTATCATCTAATCGCCATTGAAGAATATATGAAAAAGGCTGGCATCAGCTTTACTAGGCCGTTTAATCTTGATGTTAAAAGCGTAAAAAAAGCAATCGAGAAAGAAATCAGACTCGAGCTTGAAAATTCATACGCGATAAGCCTTAAAAATCTAAAGCCTTTAATAAATTTTGTCCCGCTTAAAAAAGGCGAGTTAAACTACAGCTCACCAAATCCGCTAATAGCCATTATAAAAGAAAATGGTAGCTTCAAAGTGCAGTACGGCAACCGCTTTGTTACTAGATTAAAACCACAATATTTTGAGTTTGCAAAACCTCTTGAGGAAATTTCACTAATAAATGACGGTAGCGAGCTTACATTAAAAAGTGGCGATAAATTTAGCGTGAAAAAGAGCTTTAAAATAAAATCACTCAAAAACGTGCGTGTGAATGTCATAGGATATGGCACAAAAAGTATAGATGAGAGCGAGCAAGAGGTGGCTAAAAATAGCCTAAATAAAAGCTATAGCATCGATAAAGATGGCAAAATTTATAGAGTCGAGTTTTATAAAAACGAAGATGGCAAAGAGAAATTTGCCGGCATGATCTTAGCGGAGTTTAGATGA
- a CDS encoding dynamin family protein, with protein MDEFLNHAWHLNKIYANTDASVPFYPDLLALLLSCDEKNLDEFMALAEFRTILKKLGVGLDIFSIQSAQLATLKALNEAKISSNELVTRLQKLRDEKIIGHEKFDFLIKFISKNSNQNKAEISSAKPKDHFHKSLDFLNEINEKASMLDEDKEFLLALKNAKKRSNETLFNIAVSGIINSGKSTLLNALLNKSVLGTSNVPETINLTILKHASNSHAKVNFYSPDELEKLGLSSENLPASSVEISLDEIKNYTSSSSKTANLVKSVELYDDLELLRDNVCIIDTPGIDDAIVLREQITTNFMKECDLLAHLMNASQSATQKDALFLKKCFENSHIVRVAIVLTHADELNAKDINETLNYVKKAIGEQINDIKIDYFALSAKAYLDGALNSGVPEFKEYLYDVLFGKDSKKSALILNSYQKELQNILKTKLEATKAEILELKAFGLELEALQNEQANIKNSLNENFTKLERLLESELKKLDGKNAKDIYKMGLEALLQNLNEKLKSEIAYCKSKRENLNLKRLTQIAKTTLCDGVAALMREARNETLVQIKSCEQNIALSFDGFKVSENKIFSINDFLKQMGVELDFSKLLDELEAKILSKNEPDEALLSLRQNLLNNKSISQFCETLAEHEKKLLKERVKAYEMSQKETLNQRLLVLNEKLNELNLQNQSSISKLKQKTSLQDEIYSLLEDIKNV; from the coding sequence ATGGACGAGTTTTTAAATCACGCTTGGCATTTAAATAAAATTTACGCCAACACTGATGCGAGCGTACCTTTTTACCCAGATCTACTGGCACTTCTTTTATCTTGTGATGAGAAAAATTTAGATGAGTTTATGGCTCTTGCCGAGTTTAGAACTATCTTAAAAAAGCTAGGCGTTGGACTTGATATCTTTAGCATACAAAGTGCTCAGCTAGCCACGCTAAAAGCACTAAATGAGGCAAAAATTTCAAGTAATGAACTTGTAACTCGCTTACAAAAGCTACGTGATGAAAAGATAATTGGCCATGAAAAATTTGATTTTTTAATAAAATTTATAAGTAAAAACTCAAATCAAAATAAAGCAGAAATTTCTAGTGCGAAGCCAAAAGATCACTTTCACAAGAGCTTGGATTTTCTAAACGAGATAAATGAAAAAGCAAGTATGCTTGATGAAGATAAAGAATTTTTACTAGCTTTAAAAAACGCTAAAAAAAGATCAAACGAAACGCTTTTTAACATCGCAGTAAGTGGCATCATAAACTCTGGCAAATCAACCCTTTTAAATGCGCTTTTAAATAAATCCGTCCTTGGCACTTCAAATGTGCCTGAAACCATAAATTTAACTATCTTAAAGCACGCATCAAATAGCCATGCAAAGGTAAATTTTTATAGCCCAGACGAGCTAGAAAAGCTTGGACTTTCAAGCGAAAATTTACCAGCTAGTAGCGTAGAGATCAGCCTAGATGAGATCAAAAACTATACATCTTCAAGCTCAAAAACGGCAAATCTCGTAAAAAGTGTTGAGCTTTATGATGACTTGGAGCTTTTAAGAGATAATGTCTGCATTATAGACACTCCGGGCATAGATGATGCGATCGTTTTAAGAGAGCAAATTACTACAAATTTTATGAAAGAGTGCGACCTTTTGGCTCATCTCATGAATGCTTCGCAAAGCGCAACGCAAAAAGACGCACTATTTTTGAAAAAATGTTTTGAAAACTCGCACATCGTAAGAGTTGCTATCGTACTAACTCACGCTGACGAGTTAAACGCAAAGGATATTAATGAAACGCTTAACTACGTAAAAAAGGCGATCGGCGAGCAGATAAATGACATCAAGATAGATTATTTTGCCCTTAGTGCAAAAGCTTATCTTGATGGCGCTTTAAATAGTGGCGTGCCGGAGTTTAAAGAGTATCTTTACGATGTGCTTTTTGGTAAAGACTCTAAAAAATCAGCTCTAATTTTAAACTCATATCAAAAAGAATTGCAAAATATTTTAAAAACAAAACTTGAAGCCACAAAGGCTGAAATTTTAGAGCTTAAGGCATTTGGTTTAGAGCTAGAAGCTTTGCAAAACGAGCAAGCAAATATCAAAAATTCTCTTAATGAAAATTTCACAAAACTTGAAAGGCTTTTAGAAAGCGAGCTAAAAAAACTCGATGGTAAAAATGCAAAAGATATTTATAAAATGGGGCTTGAAGCGTTACTGCAAAATCTAAATGAAAAGCTTAAGAGCGAGATCGCTTACTGCAAAAGTAAAAGAGAAAATTTAAATCTAAAACGTCTTACACAAATAGCAAAAACTACACTTTGTGACGGAGTTGCGGCACTCATGAGAGAGGCTAGAAATGAAACTTTAGTGCAGATAAAGTCATGCGAGCAAAATATTGCTTTAAGTTTTGATGGCTTTAAGGTGAGTGAAAATAAAATTTTTAGTATAAATGACTTTTTAAAGCAAATGGGCGTAGAGCTTGATTTTAGCAAGCTTTTAGATGAGCTTGAAGCTAAAATTTTAAGCAAAAATGAGCCAGATGAGGCACTTTTAAGTTTAAGACAAAATTTACTTAACAATAAAAGCATATCGCAGTTTTGTGAGACGTTGGCAGAACACGAAAAAAAGCTACTAAAAGAGCGAGTAAAGGCTTATGAGATGAGCCAAAAAGAGACTCTAAACCAAAGACTTTTAGTCCTTAATGAAAAACTTAATGAGCTAAATTTACAAAATCAAAGCTCAATTTCAAAGCTTAAACAAAAGACCTCCTTGCAAGATGAAATTTACTCACTTTTAGAGGATATTAAAAATGTTTAA
- the tsaD gene encoding tRNA (adenosine(37)-N6)-threonylcarbamoyltransferase complex transferase subunit TsaD has product MILGIESSCDDSSVALIDERTLEKIYYKKISQEEEHAIFGGVVPELAARLHTKALPALLEDILPNFKDIKAIAVTNEPGLSVSLIGGVSMAKALSVALNIPLIAVNHLVGHIYSLFLDREATFPLGVLLVSGGHTMILEVSENDEILELTSTSDDSFGESFDKVAKMLDLGYPGGAVVQQNALLCKDKERFHFTIPLLHDKRLEYSFSGLKNQVRVEISKLDSITPKDISDICYAFENTACEHILNKLEKVFWLRNFKRFGVVGGASANLNLRKRLETLCQKNECELLLAPLEFCSDNALMIARAGREKYLKGEFVNHSELNINPRVSFKKLELN; this is encoded by the coding sequence ATGATACTTGGCATCGAAAGTAGCTGCGATGATAGCTCGGTTGCACTCATAGATGAACGCACTTTAGAGAAGATTTATTATAAAAAAATTTCTCAAGAAGAGGAGCACGCTATCTTTGGCGGCGTTGTTCCTGAGCTTGCAGCCAGGCTTCATACAAAGGCACTGCCAGCACTTTTAGAGGATATCTTGCCAAATTTTAAAGATATAAAAGCGATCGCTGTGACAAATGAGCCAGGTCTTAGTGTGAGCCTAATAGGCGGTGTCAGCATGGCAAAAGCGCTAAGCGTGGCTCTAAATATCCCGCTAATTGCTGTAAATCATTTAGTTGGGCACATCTACTCACTATTTTTAGATCGCGAAGCCACATTTCCACTTGGCGTACTGTTAGTAAGTGGTGGGCATACGATGATCTTAGAAGTAAGCGAAAATGATGAAATTTTGGAGCTTACAAGCACTAGCGATGATAGCTTTGGCGAGAGCTTTGACAAGGTTGCTAAAATGCTTGATCTTGGCTATCCAGGCGGTGCCGTAGTTCAGCAAAATGCCCTACTTTGCAAAGACAAAGAGAGGTTTCATTTTACCATTCCACTTCTTCATGATAAACGCCTTGAATATAGTTTTTCAGGGCTTAAAAACCAAGTCAGAGTTGAAATTTCTAAGCTAGATAGTATCACTCCAAAAGATATTTCTGACATCTGCTACGCATTTGAAAATACTGCCTGTGAACACATTTTAAACAAGCTTGAAAAGGTCTTTTGGTTAAGAAATTTTAAGCGTTTTGGTGTAGTTGGCGGTGCAAGTGCAAATCTAAATTTACGAAAAAGGCTTGAAACGCTTTGTCAAAAAAACGAGTGCGAGCTTTTGCTAGCTCCGCTTGAGTTTTGCTCTGATAATGCATTAATGATAGCAAGAGCAGGACGGGAGAAGTACCTAAAAGGCGAATTTGTAAACCATAGCGAGCTAAATATAAATCCAAGAGTTAGCTTTAAAAAGCTTGAGTTAAATTAA
- a CDS encoding phosphatidate cytidylyltransferase, with the protein MQSRIITGVLMFVAILVVFFIDNYILNFILLGAVLYFAFNESLKLYNIDHKQLVFAALAFYVLTYFTNPIFIAILAIMLVASILAHIKSENLKLVAPFVYPTTPIFMMWMLYSEYGVGYLVWLILSVVASDSGAFFVGKMFGKHPFSPSSPNKTIEGAAGGVAIGTVIGCIVGNFVTEGFFQILFSSFLVCVFAVWGDLFESYLKRLCGVKDSGSLFPGHGGMLDRIDGYLFGVVALLWSLSW; encoded by the coding sequence ATGCAATCTCGCATAATCACTGGCGTTTTGATGTTTGTTGCTATTTTAGTAGTTTTTTTTATTGATAATTATATTTTAAATTTTATCTTGCTCGGCGCTGTGCTTTATTTTGCATTTAATGAGTCGCTCAAGCTTTATAATATCGATCACAAACAGCTAGTTTTTGCCGCACTTGCTTTTTATGTGCTTACATATTTTACAAATCCAATTTTCATAGCGATCCTTGCTATCATGCTAGTTGCTTCGATCCTAGCTCACATAAAAAGTGAAAATTTAAAGCTAGTCGCACCTTTTGTATATCCGACCACACCGATCTTTATGATGTGGATGCTTTACTCAGAGTATGGCGTAGGCTATCTCGTATGGCTTATTTTAAGCGTAGTTGCAAGCGATAGTGGTGCATTTTTTGTTGGTAAAATGTTTGGCAAACATCCATTTAGCCCAAGCTCACCAAACAAAACAATCGAAGGTGCAGCAGGCGGTGTGGCGATAGGCACTGTAATTGGCTGCATTGTTGGAAATTTTGTAACCGAAGGATTTTTCCAAATTTTATTCTCAAGCTTTTTAGTCTGCGTGTTTGCAGTTTGGGGAGATTTGTTTGAGAGTTACCTAAAAAGACTTTGCGGTGTCAAAGATAGTGGTTCGCTATTCCCAGGACACGGTGGCATGCTTGATAGGATAGATGGTTATTTATTTGGCGTAGTCGCCCTACTTTGGTCGCTCTCGTGGTAA
- a CDS encoding winged helix-turn-helix domain-containing protein, producing MLPSYKDMMLPILEFVAQKKEANRAEISKFIIKHFKLKDEDLLQKIKRGTPTYINRTDWALSYLATTTQIKSRPEKLPLQKVGRSLFAITNFGK from the coding sequence ATGTTACCAAGCTATAAAGATATGATGCTACCTATTTTAGAATTTGTCGCACAAAAGAAAGAGGCAAATAGAGCTGAAATTTCTAAATTTATAATTAAGCATTTTAAGTTAAAAGACGAAGATCTTTTGCAAAAAATAAAAAGAGGAACGCCAACTTATATAAATCGTACCGATTGGGCTTTATCCTATCTAGCCACAACAACTCAAATAAAATCAAGGCCAGAAAAATTACCGCTTCAAAAAGTTGGTAGAAGCCTATTTGCCATAACAAATTTTGGCAAATAG
- a CDS encoding uracil-xanthine permease family protein: MQRYEGYKFDPKQSLIGVQFLFVAFGALVLVPILTGLDANVALFTAGLGTLLFQLITRKNVPPIFLASSFAFIAPLQYGIEKWGIAVTMGGVIFAGFFYVVLSLVVRFGGEKILHKILPPVVVGPVIMTIGLILAPNAVKMATSATEIYTQNEAMIVAGISLVATILVMMLGRGMFRLIPILLGIITGYIVAYCFGMVDFTPIFNAPWFRMPNFTTPKFEFEAIIYMIPIAIAPAIEHIGDMLAISNVTKEDFLKNPGLKNTLLGDGLATSLAAFFGGPPNTTYSEVTGAVSLTKAYNPAIMTFAAITAIVLAFVGKLGAVLSTIPAPVIGGIMLLLFGIIASVGMETLIKNKVDLADPRNMIIVALIFIFAIGGMVLDLGAVKFSGIGLGAVTGIVLNLLLPKTKHYEGY; this comes from the coding sequence ATGCAAAGGTATGAGGGTTATAAATTTGATCCCAAGCAAAGCTTAATCGGCGTTCAGTTTTTATTTGTCGCCTTTGGTGCACTGGTATTAGTGCCGATACTTACGGGACTAGATGCAAATGTAGCTCTCTTTACAGCCGGTCTTGGCACGCTACTTTTTCAGCTAATCACTAGAAAAAATGTTCCGCCTATTTTTTTAGCAAGCTCCTTTGCTTTTATCGCGCCACTTCAGTACGGTATCGAAAAATGGGGCATAGCCGTGACGATGGGGGGCGTTATATTTGCTGGATTTTTCTACGTTGTTTTAAGCCTCGTGGTCCGATTTGGCGGAGAGAAAATTTTGCATAAAATTTTGCCTCCAGTTGTCGTTGGGCCGGTCATCATGACAATAGGCCTAATCCTTGCTCCAAATGCCGTCAAAATGGCAACATCAGCCACTGAAATTTATACACAAAATGAGGCGATGATCGTCGCTGGCATTTCGTTAGTGGCTACTATTTTAGTGATGATGCTTGGGCGTGGCATGTTTAGACTTATACCTATTTTGCTTGGTATTATCACCGGATACATCGTAGCTTACTGCTTTGGCATGGTTGATTTTACCCCTATCTTTAATGCACCTTGGTTTAGAATGCCAAATTTCACTACACCAAAATTTGAGTTTGAAGCGATCATTTATATGATACCTATCGCCATAGCTCCAGCGATCGAGCACATAGGCGATATGCTTGCTATCTCAAATGTCACAAAAGAGGATTTTTTAAAAAACCCAGGCCTTAAAAATACGCTCCTTGGAGATGGACTTGCCACTTCGCTTGCTGCTTTTTTTGGTGGCCCGCCAAACACTACATACTCAGAGGTCACCGGCGCAGTTAGCCTTACAAAGGCTTATAATCCAGCGATTATGACCTTTGCAGCGATCACTGCCATCGTGCTAGCCTTTGTTGGCAAGCTAGGAGCTGTACTCTCAACTATCCCAGCCCCAGTCATCGGTGGTATCATGCTGCTACTTTTTGGCATCATCGCAAGCGTTGGTATGGAGACGCTTATAAAAAATAAAGTCGATCTTGCAGACCCTAGAAACATGATAATCGTAGCCCTCATCTTCATCTTTGCCATCGGCGGCATGGTGCTTGACCTTGGAGCGGTTAAATTTTCAGGCATAGGTCTTGGTGCAGTTACTGGCATAGTTTTAAATTTGCTTTTACCAAAGACAAAGCATTACGAAGGATATTAA